The Blautia hydrogenotrophica DSM 10507 genome window below encodes:
- a CDS encoding YhgE/Pip domain-containing protein: protein MKTIFQIFSRDVKRLSHNFVAVIVIIGISIIPALYAWFNIAANFDPYSNTSGIKVAVSNKDKGYNSSFITLNAGEEIIQNLQKDSQLGWTFTDENTAINGVRSGKYYSAIIIPEDFSSNMASILSGEIQSPKIQYYVNEKKNAIAPKITNTGADTLQTQVNSTFSEIVARTVSDTLNSTADNLSRNTGSLSGSITTALQETQQNLLDYQTAIQDFQLLCENANENVDSQRQVLVEARTVLSSGKEAVSNTQSLLKDSRSATASLTGTLGASVEQSSSLLGRLSQTSSSALSQLESGSMSAAGKAENILASVQSLLDINQECINLLEQLNSSLPIPLDSIDTLLEEFSAQAERQQGILDNLTETCLAVETTAQTSKETREKLSSLASEGQSKIEELHSTLQENLSPQLNNTLDNFNLTAGNLTGILTASETSLNSLPAVLDEMQDSLASISEAMADTSQVLASAKEHLEKIETEITTASSSELYQKLLSALTSDPEQTSAFMSSPVQLEKKTYYEIDTYGSAMAAFYTNLAIWVGGIVLIAILKFEVKPEKGQPRISPTAAYFGRYLLFMAIGLLQAFIICLGDLYLIHIQCQAPVLFVFAGLVCSFIYVNIIYALSITWKHIGKAMAVLLLVIQIPGSAGSYPIEVTPAFFQYLHPFLPFTYGVNAMRETIGGIYQNAYAQNLLHLLCFLPIALFIGLILRKPLLSLNSFFDRRLSETHLM from the coding sequence ATGAAAACGATTTTTCAAATCTTTTCAAGGGATGTCAAACGCTTATCACACAATTTTGTTGCCGTCATCGTCATCATTGGAATCAGCATTATTCCAGCTCTCTACGCCTGGTTTAACATTGCTGCCAATTTCGATCCATACAGCAATACCAGCGGCATCAAAGTGGCTGTCTCAAATAAAGACAAAGGTTACAACAGTAGCTTCATAACCTTGAACGCCGGAGAAGAAATCATTCAAAACTTGCAGAAAGACAGCCAATTAGGCTGGACTTTCACAGATGAAAATACAGCCATAAATGGAGTTCGCTCAGGAAAATACTATTCTGCCATTATCATTCCGGAAGATTTTAGCAGTAATATGGCATCCATTCTCTCTGGAGAAATTCAAAGCCCCAAGATACAATACTACGTCAACGAAAAGAAAAATGCGATTGCACCTAAGATCACAAACACAGGAGCAGATACCCTACAAACCCAGGTAAACAGCACCTTCTCAGAAATTGTCGCCCGCACAGTATCCGATACTTTAAATTCTACAGCAGACAACCTGTCTAGGAACACAGGCTCCCTCTCCGGTTCAATCACTACTGCTTTACAGGAAACGCAACAAAATCTCCTGGATTACCAGACAGCGATTCAAGATTTTCAGCTTCTCTGTGAAAATGCAAACGAGAATGTTGATAGTCAAAGACAGGTTCTGGTCGAAGCTAGAACAGTCCTTTCCTCTGGAAAAGAAGCTGTCTCAAATACACAGAGCCTTTTGAAAGACAGCCGCAGCGCTACCGCTTCTCTTACCGGAACCCTTGGCGCTTCCGTGGAACAAAGCAGCTCATTGCTCGGAAGGCTGTCCCAGACCTCCTCCTCTGCACTCTCCCAGTTGGAAAGCGGCTCCATGTCTGCTGCCGGAAAGGCCGAGAATATTCTAGCTTCCGTTCAAAGCCTCCTGGATATCAATCAAGAATGTATCAACCTACTAGAACAGCTAAACAGCAGTCTTCCTATCCCTCTGGATTCTATCGACACTCTTCTGGAGGAATTCTCCGCCCAGGCTGAACGTCAACAAGGTATCTTAGACAATCTCACAGAGACCTGTCTGGCAGTCGAGACAACTGCCCAGACTTCCAAGGAGACACGGGAAAAGCTTTCTTCTCTTGCCAGCGAAGGCCAAAGCAAAATAGAAGAACTGCATTCCACCCTTCAGGAAAACCTCAGCCCTCAACTAAACAATACTTTGGACAATTTTAATCTGACTGCCGGAAATCTGACTGGAATTTTGACAGCCTCCGAAACTTCTCTGAACAGCCTGCCCGCTGTTCTGGATGAGATGCAGGACAGCCTTGCCAGTATCAGTGAAGCAATGGCTGATACCTCCCAAGTTCTCGCCTCGGCAAAAGAACACTTGGAAAAAATCGAGACTGAAATTACTACTGCTAGCAGCAGCGAACTTTACCAGAAACTTTTGTCAGCACTCACTTCCGACCCGGAACAGACAAGCGCTTTTATGTCCTCTCCGGTCCAGCTGGAGAAGAAAACTTACTACGAAATAGACACTTATGGTTCAGCAATGGCTGCTTTTTATACCAACCTGGCTATCTGGGTCGGCGGCATTGTACTGATCGCCATCCTCAAATTCGAAGTAAAGCCCGAAAAAGGACAGCCTCGCATTTCTCCCACAGCTGCATACTTCGGAAGATATCTGCTTTTTATGGCGATAGGCCTTTTACAAGCTTTTATCATCTGTTTGGGAGACTTATATCTCATCCATATTCAATGCCAGGCCCCTGTCCTGTTCGTCTTTGCGGGGCTCGTATGCTCCTTCATCTACGTAAACATCATATACGCGCTGTCCATCACCTGGAAGCATATCGGCAAAGCAATGGCTGTACTGCTGCTCGTAATTCAGATTCCCGGCTCAGCCGGTTCATACCCTATCGAAGTCACTCCGGCTTTTTTCCAGTATCTGCATCCATTTTTGCCGTTTACCTATGGGGTCAACGCCATGCGCGAGACCATCGGCGGTATCTACCAAAACGCTTACGCGCAAAACCTGCTGCACCTGCTTTGTTTTCTCCCCATAGCCCTTTTTATCGGACTAATCTTGAGAAAACCACTGCTGTCACTGAACAGTTTTTTCGACCGCAGGCTCTCTGAGACTCATCTTATGTAA